A genomic region of Phragmites australis chromosome 2, lpPhrAust1.1, whole genome shotgun sequence contains the following coding sequences:
- the LOC133909270 gene encoding amidophosphoribosyltransferase, chloroplastic-like, with the protein MAAATAAATTTPSSRLLRRTASSPNIGHHQLRCTIKPSFFALHRCAARLAQARALLPDRVTPFSYDTDGDDHPREECGVFGVIGDPDAASLCYLGLQKLQHRGEEGAGIAAAATDGKLKSVTGLGLVGDVFGDPTRLAKLPGEAAIGHVRYSTAGAAASVRNVQPFLAAYRFGQLAVAHNGNLVNYQALRNKLEAQGSIFNTSSDTEVILHLIATSLSRPLLSRICDACERLAGAYSLLFLTGDKLFAVRDPFGFRPLVMGRRPNGAVVFASETCALDLIDATYEREVEPGEVVVVDRRDMSVSSACLVPHRPRKSCVFEHIYFALPNSVVFGHAVHERRNAYGRALAEESPAPSADVVIPVPDSGFYAALGFAQASGLEFQQGLIRWHYSGRSFIQPSQAIRDLAVKLKLAPVRGVITGKSVVVVDDSLVRGTTSSKIVRLLRDAGAREVHMRIASPPVIGSCLYGIDTPSEGELISNRMDLEGVRRTIGCDSLAFLSLDKLHSIYGDEAHELCDACFSRNYPVMPTVPEPVPDLVSAFED; encoded by the coding sequence atggccgccgccaccgccgccgcgaccACCACACCCTCCTCCCGCCTACTCCGCCGCACCGCCTCCTCTCCGAACATCGGGCACCACCAGCTCAGGTGCACTATCAAGCCGTCCTTTTTCGCGCTGCACCGCTGCGCCGCGCGCCTCGCTCAGGCGCGGGCCCTGCTTCCCGACCGCGTCACGCCCTTCTCCTATGACACCGACGGCGACGACCACCCCCGCGAGGAGTGCGGCGTGTTCGGGGTCATCGGCGACCCGGACGCCGCGTCGCTCTGCTACTTGGGTCTGCAGAAGCTGCAGCACCGCGGGGAGGAGGGCGCGGGCATCGCCGCGGCGGCGACTGACGGCAAGCTGAAGTCGGTGACGGGGCTGGGGCTCGTCGGGGACGTGTTCGGCGACCCTACGCGCCTCGCCAAGCTCCCCGGCGAAGCCGCCATCGGTCACGTGCGCTACTCcacggccggcgccgccgcctcggtGCGCAACGTGCAGCCGTTCCTCGCCGCGTACCGGTTCGGGCAGCTCGCCGTGGCGCACAACGGCAACCTCGTCAACTACCAGGCGCTGCGCAACAAGCTGGAGGCGCAAGGATCCATCTTTAACACCTCGTCGGACACCGAGGTCATCCTGCACCTCATCGCCACCTCGCTCTCGCGCCCGCTGCTCTCGCGCATATGCGACGCGTGCGAGCGCCTCGCGGGCGCGTATTCGCTGCTGTTCCTCACGGGCGACAAGCTCTTCGCCGTGCGCGACCCGTTCGGCTTCCGGCCTCTGGTGATGGGGCGCCGCCCCAACGGCGCCGTCGTATTCGCGTCGGAGACCTGCGCGCTCGACCTCATCGACGCCACCTACGAGCGCGAGGTGGAGCCCGGGGAGGTTGTCGTCGTGGACCGCCGCGACATGTCGGTGTCGTCCGCCTGCCTTGTCCCGCACCGCCCGCGCAAGTCGTGCGTCTTCGAGCACATCTACTTCGCGCTGCCCAATTCCGTCGTGTTCGGGCACGCCGTCCACGAGCGCCGGAACGCCTACGGCCGCGCGCTTGCAGAGGAGTCTCCGGCCCCCAGTGCAGACGTTGTCATCCCCGTGCCCGATTCGGGATTCTACGCCGCGCTCGGCTTCGCGCAGGCGTCGGGGCTCGAGTTCCAGCAGGGCCTCATCCGGTGGCACTACAGCGGCCGCAGCTTCATCCAGCCGTCGCAGGCAATCCGCGACCTCGCCGTCAAACTCAAGCTCGCGCCAGTGCGCGGCGTCATCACGGGCAAGAGCGTGGTCGTCGTCGACGACTCGCTCGTGCGCGGCACCACTTCGAGCAAGATCGTGCGCCTGCTCCGCGACGCCGGCGCGCGCGAGGTGCACATGCGCATCGCCAGCCCTCCGGTCATCGGCTCCTGCCTCTACGGCATCGACACGCCGAGCGAGGGCGAGCTGATATCCAACAGGATGGACCTCGAGGGCGTGCGGAGGACGATTGGGTGCGACTCGCTCGCGTTCCTCTCGCTCGACAAGCTCCACAGCATCTATGGCGATGAGGCGCACGAGCTCTGTGATGCGTGCTTCTCGCGGAACTACCCGGTGATGCCCACGGTGCCGGAACCGGTTCCGGACCTGGTGTCCGCCTTCGAAGACTAA